One window of the Lacerta agilis isolate rLacAgi1 chromosome 17, rLacAgi1.pri, whole genome shotgun sequence genome contains the following:
- the CABP1 gene encoding calcium-binding protein 1 isoform X6, with translation MGNCVKSPLRNLSKKDRELRPEEIDELREAFKEFDKDRDGYINCRDLGNCMRTMGYMPTEMELIELSQQINMNQGGHVDFDDFVELMGPKLLAETADMIGVKELRDAFREFDTNGDGEISTNELREAMKKLLGQQVGHRDIEDIIRDVDLNGDGRVDFEEFVRMMSR, from the exons ATGGGCAACTGTGTGAAGTCTCCACTGAGAAACCTCTCAAAAAAG GACAGAGAGCTACGGCCAGAAGAAATTGATG AACTGAGAGAAGCCTTCAAAGAGTTTGATAAGGACAGGGATGGCTACATCAACTGCCGAGACCTGGGCAACTGCATGCGCACCATGGGCTACATGCCAACGGAAATGGAACTCATCGAGCTCTCCCAGCAGATCAACATGAACC AGGGTGGCCACGTAGATTTCGATGACTTTGTGGAGCTGATGGGACCAAAGCTTTTGGCAGAGACGGCAGACATGATTGGGGTCAAGGAGCTACGTGATGCCTTCAGGGAG TTCGACACAAACGGTGATGGAGAGATCAGCACCAATGAACTACGAGAAGCAATGAAGAAGCTTCTTGGGCAGCAAGTGGGGCACCGGGACATAGAAGACATAATAAGGGACGTCGACCTGAATGGAGACGGACGAGTGGATTTTGAAg AGTTTGTCAGAATGATGTCCCGCTGA
- the CABP1 gene encoding calcium-binding protein 1 isoform X8 — protein MVLAQNCAVMHNLLGPACIFLRKGFAENRQPDRELRPEEIDELREAFKEFDKDRDGYINCRDLGNCMRTMGYMPTEMELIELSQQINMNQGGHVDFDDFVELMGPKLLAETADMIGVKELRDAFREFDTNGDGEISTNELREAMKKLLGQQVGHRDIEDIIRDVDLNGDGRVDFEEFVRMMSR, from the exons ATGGTGCTGGCCCAGAACTGCGCTGTGATGCACAACCTCCTGGGGCCGGCGTGCATCTTCCTCAGAAAGGGATTCGCAGAGAACAGGCAGCCA GACAGAGAGCTACGGCCAGAAGAAATTGATG AACTGAGAGAAGCCTTCAAAGAGTTTGATAAGGACAGGGATGGCTACATCAACTGCCGAGACCTGGGCAACTGCATGCGCACCATGGGCTACATGCCAACGGAAATGGAACTCATCGAGCTCTCCCAGCAGATCAACATGAACC AGGGTGGCCACGTAGATTTCGATGACTTTGTGGAGCTGATGGGACCAAAGCTTTTGGCAGAGACGGCAGACATGATTGGGGTCAAGGAGCTACGTGATGCCTTCAGGGAG TTCGACACAAACGGTGATGGAGAGATCAGCACCAATGAACTACGAGAAGCAATGAAGAAGCTTCTTGGGCAGCAAGTGGGGCACCGGGACATAGAAGACATAATAAGGGACGTCGACCTGAATGGAGACGGACGAGTGGATTTTGAAg AGTTTGTCAGAATGATGTCCCGCTGA
- the CABP1 gene encoding calcium-binding protein 1 isoform X4, with product MGNCVKSPLRNLSKKIHHEDKTCYTAVQTSEEGSTAGEHQGPLMVLAQNCAVMHNLLGPACIFLRKGFAENRQPDRELRPEEIDELREAFKEFDKDRDGYINCRDLGNCMRTMGYMPTEMELIELSQQINMNQGGHVDFDDFVELMGPKLLAETADMIGVKELRDAFREFDTNGDGEISTNELREAMKKLLGQQVGHRDIEDIIRDVDLNGDGRVDFEEFVRMMSR from the exons ATGGGCAACTGTGTGAAGTCTCCACTGAGAAACCTCTCAAAAAAG ATCCACCATGAAGACAAGACATGCTATACAGCTGTCCAGACGAGCGAGGAGGGGTCAACAGCCGGGGAGCACCAAGGCCCGCTCATGGTGCTGGCCCAGAACTGCGCTGTGATGCACAACCTCCTGGGGCCGGCGTGCATCTTCCTCAGAAAGGGATTCGCAGAGAACAGGCAGCCA GACAGAGAGCTACGGCCAGAAGAAATTGATG AACTGAGAGAAGCCTTCAAAGAGTTTGATAAGGACAGGGATGGCTACATCAACTGCCGAGACCTGGGCAACTGCATGCGCACCATGGGCTACATGCCAACGGAAATGGAACTCATCGAGCTCTCCCAGCAGATCAACATGAACC AGGGTGGCCACGTAGATTTCGATGACTTTGTGGAGCTGATGGGACCAAAGCTTTTGGCAGAGACGGCAGACATGATTGGGGTCAAGGAGCTACGTGATGCCTTCAGGGAG TTCGACACAAACGGTGATGGAGAGATCAGCACCAATGAACTACGAGAAGCAATGAAGAAGCTTCTTGGGCAGCAAGTGGGGCACCGGGACATAGAAGACATAATAAGGGACGTCGACCTGAATGGAGACGGACGAGTGGATTTTGAAg AGTTTGTCAGAATGATGTCCCGCTGA
- the CABP1 gene encoding calcium-binding protein 1 isoform X7 yields MTKSSMMKHCGKNGQDRELRPEEIDELREAFKEFDKDRDGYINCRDLGNCMRTMGYMPTEMELIELSQQINMNQGGHVDFDDFVELMGPKLLAETADMIGVKELRDAFREFDTNGDGEISTNELREAMKKLLGQQVGHRDIEDIIRDVDLNGDGRVDFEEFVRMMSR; encoded by the exons GACAGAGAGCTACGGCCAGAAGAAATTGATG AACTGAGAGAAGCCTTCAAAGAGTTTGATAAGGACAGGGATGGCTACATCAACTGCCGAGACCTGGGCAACTGCATGCGCACCATGGGCTACATGCCAACGGAAATGGAACTCATCGAGCTCTCCCAGCAGATCAACATGAACC AGGGTGGCCACGTAGATTTCGATGACTTTGTGGAGCTGATGGGACCAAAGCTTTTGGCAGAGACGGCAGACATGATTGGGGTCAAGGAGCTACGTGATGCCTTCAGGGAG TTCGACACAAACGGTGATGGAGAGATCAGCACCAATGAACTACGAGAAGCAATGAAGAAGCTTCTTGGGCAGCAAGTGGGGCACCGGGACATAGAAGACATAATAAGGGACGTCGACCTGAATGGAGACGGACGAGTGGATTTTGAAg AGTTTGTCAGAATGATGTCCCGCTGA
- the CABP1 gene encoding calcium-binding protein 1 isoform X5, translating into MRIHHEDKTCYTAVQTSEEGSTAGEHQGPLMVLAQNCAVMHNLLGPACIFLRKGFAENRQPDRELRPEEIDELREAFKEFDKDRDGYINCRDLGNCMRTMGYMPTEMELIELSQQINMNQGGHVDFDDFVELMGPKLLAETADMIGVKELRDAFREFDTNGDGEISTNELREAMKKLLGQQVGHRDIEDIIRDVDLNGDGRVDFEEFVRMMSR; encoded by the exons ATGAGG ATCCACCATGAAGACAAGACATGCTATACAGCTGTCCAGACGAGCGAGGAGGGGTCAACAGCCGGGGAGCACCAAGGCCCGCTCATGGTGCTGGCCCAGAACTGCGCTGTGATGCACAACCTCCTGGGGCCGGCGTGCATCTTCCTCAGAAAGGGATTCGCAGAGAACAGGCAGCCA GACAGAGAGCTACGGCCAGAAGAAATTGATG AACTGAGAGAAGCCTTCAAAGAGTTTGATAAGGACAGGGATGGCTACATCAACTGCCGAGACCTGGGCAACTGCATGCGCACCATGGGCTACATGCCAACGGAAATGGAACTCATCGAGCTCTCCCAGCAGATCAACATGAACC AGGGTGGCCACGTAGATTTCGATGACTTTGTGGAGCTGATGGGACCAAAGCTTTTGGCAGAGACGGCAGACATGATTGGGGTCAAGGAGCTACGTGATGCCTTCAGGGAG TTCGACACAAACGGTGATGGAGAGATCAGCACCAATGAACTACGAGAAGCAATGAAGAAGCTTCTTGGGCAGCAAGTGGGGCACCGGGACATAGAAGACATAATAAGGGACGTCGACCTGAATGGAGACGGACGAGTGGATTTTGAAg AGTTTGTCAGAATGATGTCCCGCTGA